CCGTTGGGATCGGCGATGGTGGAAGGACGTCGGTCCGCCTCGATCCGGGCGATCAGCGCCGCGCATTCCGCTGCGGTCAGGAAATCGCGCAGGATCACCATGTCGGCGCGCGGGGTGGGAACGCGAACGATGCCCGGCGTTGCGAGCAGCCGATCGAGCGAGGCTTCGTTGACGGGCGCGTCCATGCTCATTTCGGTAGCCGATCTGGCACCGAACGCCAACATCGCCTGTGCGCGATGTGCCGGCAGCCATAGGATGCGGGCGTCCGGCCTGCTATCGGAATTGCGTGGCTCCGTCGTCGTCCCTTTCCGCACCGTCGCCCACGCGTGCCAACGGCTTCTCGCTGGTCGAGATGCTGGTCGTGCTGTTCGTGATCGGCCTGCTGGCGACGGTGGTGGTCCTGTCCATGCCCGGCGACGAACGCACGCTCCGCGATGAGGCGGAACGCTTCGCCGCGCGCACCATCGCGGCGCGGGACGAGGCGATCGTGGGGGGCACGCCGGTGGCGCTGGTGGTGGGGCCGGCCGGTTACTATTTCCAGCGCCGCGTTGATGGCGCGTGGCAGGCGCTTCCCGGCAAGGGTTTCGATCTGGCGGCGTGGAAGCAGGGCACGCAGGCCACGGTCGACCAGCCGGGCGGACGGGGGCGCATCGTGTTCGATACGCTGGGGCTTGCCAGCGGCGATGGCACCGTCCGGCTGGATCGCGGGGACCGCCATCTGGTCCTGCGCATCGCGCGCGATGGAAAGGTCACGCTCGATGCGGCGTGACGGCAACGGCGCGGAAGCGGGCTTCACCCTGCTCGAACTGATGATCGCGCTGGCGGTGTTCGCGCTGGCCGCGCTTGCCCTGCTCAGGATGGAAGGCGCCAGCATCGCGCGCACGGCCGATCTGGACCAGCGCCTGCTGCGCGAGATCGTGGCGCAGAACATGGCGGCCGAAATCCTGACCGATCCCGCACCCCCCGCGATGGGCGACGCCAGCGGCACGATCCGCAACGCCGGCCGCCAGTTCGCGTGGACCCGCCATGTCGAGCCGCGGGCGGACTTCGGCGTGCTGTCGATCACGCTCACCGTGCGCGAGGTGACGCCCGGCCGCACCAGCCAGGCGATCACGCTCGACTTCGCCAGGCTGCCGGTGTCATGACGCCACCCCACGATCATCGCCAGCGCGCCAACGGCTTCACGCTGGTGGAGATGCTGGTGGCGCTGCTGGTCTTCGCGATCATCGCCGGCGGCGCGCTGGCGCTGCTGCGGTTCAGCGTCGATGCCGAACTGGCGAGCCGCACCGGCACCGACCGGATCGCCGCCAGCCGGCGCTTCCTCTCGGTCTGGACGGCCGATCTGGCGCAGATCACGCCGCGTCTGGCGCGCGACGAAAGCGGCGCGGTCCATGCCGCGCTGGAGGCGGGCGGAGCCGAGGGCATGGTGCTGCGCTTCACGCGCAGCGGATGGTCCAACGTCGATGGCGCGGCGCGGCCAAGCCTGCAGAAAGTGGAATACCACTGGGACGGCAAGGCGCTGGTGCGCGCTGGCTATCCGTTCCCGGATGGCGCTGCGCCTGAGCCGGGCGCCGCCGTCCTGCCGCTGGCGGGGCCGCCGGCCTTGCGCTTCCGTGGGCGCGATGGACAATGGCATGGCCGGTGGGAGCCGCAGCGGATGGGCGAACTGCCCGTCGCGATCGAGCTGCTGCTGCCGCAACCGGGTGGCGAACCGCTGCGCATCGTCTCGCTGGTCGGGGTGAATTACCAGTGAGGCGGGATCGTCCTTCCCATGAACGCGGCGCGGCGCTGTTGTCGGTGTTGCTGCTGGTTGCGGTCATGGCGGTGATCGCAGCGGTCATGCTCGACCGGCTCAACCTCGCCACGCGGCTGGCGGGGAACGGACAGGCGATGACCCAGGCGCGTCTTACCGCGACCAGCGCGGAAACGCTGGTGATGGCCCGGCTCAAGGCGCTGGTCGATGCGGATGATCGCCGCACGGTCGACCGCATCGGGCTGCTCGGCCGCGAGTTCCCGCTGCCCTTGCCGCGCGGCGCGGTGCGCGGGCGGATCGATGACGCGGGCAATTGCTTCAACGTCAATTCGCTGGTCCAGCAAGGCGTCGATGGCTCCTTCACGCTGCGGCCCGTGGCGCTGGCGCAGCTGCGCGCGCTGATGGCCGGGCTGGCGGTGCCCGCGAACGAGGCGGTCGCCCTGAGCGACGCCATGGCCGACTGGATCGACAGCGACGAGCGGCCCGCGCCGAACGGGGCCGAGGACGATGTCTATCGTGCCGGGCCGGTGCCCTATCGCCCGCCCAACCGGCTGATCGGCGATGTCAGCGAATTGCGCGCGGTGCGGGGGATGACGCCGGTGATCTACCAGCGCTTGCGGCCCTGGCTCTGCGCGCTGCCGGCGGCAGAGCTTTCCCCGGTCAATGTCAACACGCTGCGGCTGGACCAGATCCGCCTGCTGACCATGCTTTCCCCCGCCACGATCACGCCCGAACGCGCCCGCGCGCTAGTGCTAGGGCGGCCGCCGGCGGGCTATGCCAGCGCGGCGGAGGCGACCGCGCGGCTGGGGGTCACGACCGGAGCAACCGGCGCGCTTCCGCTCGATCAGTTGCAGGTGCGCAGCCGCTGGTTCCTGCTGGATCAGGTGGTTTCCATCGATTCGGTGCGGCTGGAGGAGGAAGCGCTGATCGATACCGGTGTCACGCCCGCGCGCGTGGCGTTCCGCAGCTGGGGGGATCGCGAAAGCCGTTAGGCAGCGGGAATCGCGGGGGCGCGTGGCGGCCGCGCAAGTTTTCGCTTTTCAAGGCCGCTCCTTTCTGCAAAGGGGCTCGCCCGCGCCCCGCATCGTGTTACGATGGGCGTGTCGATCATGTGGCGATCGTAGCTCAGTTGGTTAGAGCGCCGGTTTGTGGTACCGGAGGTCGAGGGTTCGAACCCCTTCGATCGCCCCATCTTTCCTCAGATTCTCTGCGCATCACGGCCTTTCGAGGGACGCTAAGCGCTTGCCCCGGAACGGCGCAGGTGGCAGAGCGTGGCGCGAACCGGCGGCGCGCGCCGCCGGACGAGGATATGTGTTTCCCGCGTCCATGCACGGTTTTGCCAATCCCGCCCGTTTTCTGCGCCTTGCGCGCTGGTTGATGCCTTTGCTGCTGGGGCTGGGGCTGGTGCTTGCCTTCGGCGCGCTGGCCTGGGGCCTGCTGGTGGTGCCGCCCGATCGGCTGATGGGCGATACCGTGCGCATCCTGTTCATCCACGTGCCTTCGGCCTGGCTGGGCATGGCGGGCTGGAGCACGATCGCCGTGGCCAGCCTGGTCGAGCTGGTCTGGCGCCATCCGCTCGCCGCCATCGGCGCGCGCGCGGCGGCGGTGCCAGGCGCGGCGTTCACCGCGATCTGCCTGGCCACGGGATCGATCTGGGCGCGTCCCACCTGGGGCACGTGGTGGGTGTGGGACGGCCGTCTGACGAGCTTCCTCGTCCTGCTGTTCCTCTATTTCGGCTATATCGCCCTGGCAGGCGCTGCGCAGCGCGATGCGCAGGCGGGTGAGGGCGCCAGCCGCGTGACCGCGATCTTCGGTCTGGTCGGCGCGATCAACATCCCGATCATCAACCGGTCGGTGGTGTGGTGGAACAGCCTGCACCAGCCGCCGTCGATCACCATCGGCAAGTCCGCGATCGACGGCACGTTCCTGTGGCCGCTGCTGATTGCCGCGATCGGCTTTTCGTGCATCTTCGGCGGCGTGGTGCTGGCGCGGATGCGGACGCTGCTGGCCGACATCCAGACCGAGGCGCGCCTGCGCCGCAAGGCGCTGGGCTGACGCGGCGCGGGAGGGCAGGATGCACGAGAGACTGGATCAATGGGACTATGTGGCAGCGGCGCTGGCGATCGGGGTGATCGGCACACTGCTGCTGGTGGGCTGGACGCTGTGGGCCATGGTCCGCGCCGAACGCCGGCGTGACAGGGCGAGGGGCAAGTGAGCGGCATCAAGGCAAAGCACCAGCGGCTGGTCCTGCTGGCCATCGCGCTGGTCGCGCTGGTGGGCGCGGGCCTGCTCGCCGCTTACGCGCTGCGCAACCAGGCCGCCTATTTCTACGTGCCGAGCGATCTGGTCGCCCATCCGCCCGAACAGGGCCGCGCCGTGCGCCTGGGCGGCATGGTGGAGAAGGGATCGATCAAGACCCGGCCCGATGGCGTGACCATCGATTTCATCGTCGGCGATGGCAAGGCGCGGGTGCCGGTGCGCTTCACCGGAATCACGCCGGACCTGTTCGTCGAGGGGTCGGGCGTGGTCGCCGAAGGGCGGATGGAAGGCGGCACGTTCGTGGCCGACAACCTGCTGGCCAAGCATGACGAGAAGTACGTCCCGCGCGAGATGAAGAACATGACCGACGCGCAGGCGAAACAGGTGGTGGCCGAAACGAAATGATAGCTGAATTGGGCCTTGCCGTTCTCTGGATGGCCGCCGCGCTGGCGGTGCTGCAACTGGCAGCGGGTATCATCGCCCTGCGCCCCAAGGGCGAACATCTGGCCGGAGTGGTCCGCCCGCTGGCGGTGATGCAGGGCGTGCTGGTCGCCTTCGCGTTCCTGGCGCTGGTCACGCTGTTTCTGGAAACCGATCTGTCGGTGAAGCTGGTGGCGGAGAACAGCCATTCGGCCAAGCCGTTCATCTTCAAGCTGGCGGGCACCTGGGGGAACCACGAAGGCTCGATGCTGCTGTGGGTGACGATCATGGGCCTGGCCGGTGGCTTCGTCGCGCTGATCGAGAAGCGGCTACGCGAGGATACGCTGGTGGCGACGCTGGCGGGGCAGGCCTTCGTCAGCCTGGGGTTCTACGCGTTCCTGCTGCTGTCCTCGAACCCGTTCGAGCGGCTGCCAGAGCCCGCGCCCGACGGCAACGGCCTCAACCCGCTGCTGCAGGACATCGGCCTCGCCTTCCACCCGCCCACGCTTTACGTTGGCTATGTCGGCCTTTCGATCGCCTTCAGCTTCGCGATTGGCGCGCTGGTGACGCGCGATGTCGGCCCTGCCTTCGCCCGCGCGATGCGGCCATGGGTGCTGGGCGCGTGGATATTCCTCACGCTGGGCATCACGGCCGGCTCCTATTGGGCGTACTACACGCTCGGCTGGGGCGGCTGGTGGTTCTGGGACCCGGTGGAAAACGCTTCGCTGATGCCCTGGCTGGCGGCGACGGCGCTGCTCCATTCGTGCTCGGTCCTCGCTTCGCGCAACGCCTTGCGGGCGTGGACGGTGATGCTGGGCGTGATCGCGTTCTCGATGTCGATGGTCGGCACGTTCCTGGTGCGGTCGGGCATTCTCACCTCGGTCCACGCCTTCGCGGTCGATCCGGAGCGCGGCAGCTTCATCCTTGCGTTGCTGGCGATCTACATCGGCGGCGCCTTGACCCTGTTTGGCGTGCGCGCGGCGACGGTGACCGAAGGCGCGCGGTTCAGCTTCGTCAGCCGCGAGGCGAGCCTTGTGTTCAACAACGTGATGCTGTGCGGCATTCTCGGCATCGTCCTGGTCGGCACGCTCTATCCGCTGCTGACCGAGGCGTTCGGCACCAAGGTTTCGGTCGGCCCGCCATACTTCAATCCGGTATCCGCGATCTTTGCGGTCCCGATGCTGCTGGTGCTGGCGGTTGGCCCGCTGCTGCGCTGGCGCGATGACAAGGCGGGGCGGATCACCATGCCCTTTGCGATCGCCGCGCTGCTCATGGCGGCGGTGTTCCTGATCGCCGAACTGGTCGCGCCGGGCATCCATCTGCTGCCAGCGCTGGGTCTCGCCATCGCCAGCGGCCTGTTCTTCGCCAGCCTGCTGCCGCTGAAGGGGCGCAACCTGCGCCGCACGCCGCTGCCGGTGTGGGGGATGGTGATCGCGCATCTCGGCATCGCTGTAGCCTTGTTCGGCATGGCGAGCGACAGCGCCTTCTCCACCGAGAAGCTTGCCGCGATGGCCGTGGGCGATACGCAGAACGTGGGGCCGTGGCAGGTGAAGCTCGAAAGCATCGATCCGGTTGCCGGCCCGAACTGGACCGCGCTGCAGGCGACGCTCTCGGCCCGCTACGCCGGTGGCGCGCCGATCACGCTGGAACCGCAGGCGCGCGTCTTCGCCTCGCCCCCGGGCACGCGCACCGAAAGCGCGCTCAAGACGCGCTGGAACGGCCAGCTCTATTCGGTGCTGGGCGAAGAGGGCGAGGACGGCCGCTGGCAGATGCGCTTCTGGTGGAAACCGTTCGTGCCGATGATCTGGTATGGCGGCGTGCTGATCGCGCTGGGCGGGGTGCTCGCGCTGCTCGGCCGCGTGACCGCCGACGTCAGGCGGCTGCGCGCCGAAGGCAAGATCGCGTATCGCCGGATGAGGCAGGGACGATGAGCAAGCAGGACGATCGGGGCAATCATCCGGGTGATCCCGCGCCGAAGAAGCCGGGGCTGGCGCTGTGGCTGCCGCTGGCGCTGTTCGCCGGCTTCTTCGTGCTGGTGATCTACGGCCTGGTGCGGCCGGCCGACCGCGAGGTGGCGAGCGCCTTCATCGGCAAGCCGTTGCCCGGCTTCGACCTGCCCCCGGCGGTGGACGACCGCCCCGGCCTGGCGCTCGCCAACTTCCGGGATGGCAAGCCGCGCCTGCTCAACGTGTTCGCCAGCTGGTGCGTGCCCTGCGCGGTGGAATCGCCGCAGCTTGCCGCGCTGGCGCAGCAGGGCGTGGAGATCGACGGCGTTGCTATCCGCGACCGGCGCGAGGACGTGGCTCAGTTCCTCGCCGCGAACGGCAACCCGTTCCGCCGGATCGGCAAGGACGATCTCAGCAAGGTCCAGCTCGCGATTGGATCGTCGGGCGTGCCCGAGACGTTCGTGATCGATGGCAAGGGCGTGATCCGCTACCAGCACATCGGCGACATCCGCGCAGAAGACGTGCCGCT
The Novosphingobium sp. EMRT-2 genome window above contains:
- a CDS encoding GspH/FimT family pseudopilin, producing the protein MAPSSSLSAPSPTRANGFSLVEMLVVLFVIGLLATVVVLSMPGDERTLRDEAERFAARTIAARDEAIVGGTPVALVVGPAGYYFQRRVDGAWQALPGKGFDLAAWKQGTQATVDQPGGRGRIVFDTLGLASGDGTVRLDRGDRHLVLRIARDGKVTLDAA
- the gspI gene encoding type II secretion system minor pseudopilin GspI; its protein translation is MRRDGNGAEAGFTLLELMIALAVFALAALALLRMEGASIARTADLDQRLLREIVAQNMAAEILTDPAPPAMGDASGTIRNAGRQFAWTRHVEPRADFGVLSITLTVREVTPGRTSQAITLDFARLPVS
- the gspJ gene encoding type II secretion system minor pseudopilin GspJ; translated protein: MTPPHDHRQRANGFTLVEMLVALLVFAIIAGGALALLRFSVDAELASRTGTDRIAASRRFLSVWTADLAQITPRLARDESGAVHAALEAGGAEGMVLRFTRSGWSNVDGAARPSLQKVEYHWDGKALVRAGYPFPDGAAPEPGAAVLPLAGPPALRFRGRDGQWHGRWEPQRMGELPVAIELLLPQPGGEPLRIVSLVGVNYQ
- the gspK gene encoding type II secretion system minor pseudopilin GspK produces the protein MRRDRPSHERGAALLSVLLLVAVMAVIAAVMLDRLNLATRLAGNGQAMTQARLTATSAETLVMARLKALVDADDRRTVDRIGLLGREFPLPLPRGAVRGRIDDAGNCFNVNSLVQQGVDGSFTLRPVALAQLRALMAGLAVPANEAVALSDAMADWIDSDERPAPNGAEDDVYRAGPVPYRPPNRLIGDVSELRAVRGMTPVIYQRLRPWLCALPAAELSPVNVNTLRLDQIRLLTMLSPATITPERARALVLGRPPAGYASAAEATARLGVTTGATGALPLDQLQVRSRWFLLDQVVSIDSVRLEEEALIDTGVTPARVAFRSWGDRESR
- the ccmC gene encoding heme ABC transporter permease CcmC; this encodes MHGFANPARFLRLARWLMPLLLGLGLVLAFGALAWGLLVVPPDRLMGDTVRILFIHVPSAWLGMAGWSTIAVASLVELVWRHPLAAIGARAAAVPGAAFTAICLATGSIWARPTWGTWWVWDGRLTSFLVLLFLYFGYIALAGAAQRDAQAGEGASRVTAIFGLVGAINIPIINRSVVWWNSLHQPPSITIGKSAIDGTFLWPLLIAAIGFSCIFGGVVLARMRTLLADIQTEARLRRKALG
- the ccmE gene encoding cytochrome c maturation protein CcmE; protein product: MKAKHQRLVLLAIALVALVGAGLLAAYALRNQAAYFYVPSDLVAHPPEQGRAVRLGGMVEKGSIKTRPDGVTIDFIVGDGKARVPVRFTGITPDLFVEGSGVVAEGRMEGGTFVADNLLAKHDEKYVPREMKNMTDAQAKQVVAETK
- a CDS encoding heme lyase CcmF/NrfE family subunit; amino-acid sequence: MIAELGLAVLWMAAALAVLQLAAGIIALRPKGEHLAGVVRPLAVMQGVLVAFAFLALVTLFLETDLSVKLVAENSHSAKPFIFKLAGTWGNHEGSMLLWVTIMGLAGGFVALIEKRLREDTLVATLAGQAFVSLGFYAFLLLSSNPFERLPEPAPDGNGLNPLLQDIGLAFHPPTLYVGYVGLSIAFSFAIGALVTRDVGPAFARAMRPWVLGAWIFLTLGITAGSYWAYYTLGWGGWWFWDPVENASLMPWLAATALLHSCSVLASRNALRAWTVMLGVIAFSMSMVGTFLVRSGILTSVHAFAVDPERGSFILALLAIYIGGALTLFGVRAATVTEGARFSFVSREASLVFNNVMLCGILGIVLVGTLYPLLTEAFGTKVSVGPPYFNPVSAIFAVPMLLVLAVGPLLRWRDDKAGRITMPFAIAALLMAAVFLIAELVAPGIHLLPALGLAIASGLFFASLLPLKGRNLRRTPLPVWGMVIAHLGIAVALFGMASDSAFSTEKLAAMAVGDTQNVGPWQVKLESIDPVAGPNWTALQATLSARYAGGAPITLEPQARVFASPPGTRTESALKTRWNGQLYSVLGEEGEDGRWQMRFWWKPFVPMIWYGGVLIALGGVLALLGRVTADVRRLRAEGKIAYRRMRQGR
- a CDS encoding DsbE family thiol:disulfide interchange protein, coding for MSKQDDRGNHPGDPAPKKPGLALWLPLALFAGFFVLVIYGLVRPADREVASAFIGKPLPGFDLPPAVDDRPGLALANFRDGKPRLLNVFASWCVPCAVESPQLAALAQQGVEIDGVAIRDRREDVAQFLAANGNPFRRIGKDDLSKVQLAIGSSGVPETFVIDGKGVIRYQHIGDIRAEDVPLILRKLKEAES